A segment of the Toxotes jaculatrix isolate fToxJac2 chromosome 2, fToxJac2.pri, whole genome shotgun sequence genome:
ATTTTCAATCTGGACATCCCACGTTGAGAGATTGACATAAATAATTTAGTGCTAAACGATACTCCCAACACGCTGCTAAGAAACTAACTGTCCAGGGGCATGCCTTTGCTGTAGGCTTTAATTGTTCAACCTATACGGTGTTAAGATACGACTTCATCGGGGAGCATCCACGAGGTTATCGACAGCGGCACTGCAGGACCGCAGGACCGGACTGTGACATTTGCGGACGAGCGAAGCTCCCGACAATATCCCATGTAACTCGACATGACTGCGGGCTGGGCGCACATAAGTGAGCAGCGAGCAGCCGTACGATAAATATCACGGGGCTCGAACTAAACACGCGGCGGTTCACGTCGGATCTGGCCTGACTGGCGGAGAGATTCCTCTACCTTCCAGGCCTTTTGCGTTTTCGGTCAGTTCCTCTCTCCCCGTGTTTTCCTGACGCAAGTATCcgggaggaggagagtgaggcAGGGCAAAGAAAAAGTTGCACAGCCGTCCGGCCGGCTCAGAAACTCAGCTCGGAGACTGTTTTTGACGTTTTAGATTTGTATGTACGAGGGTCATGATACCCAGATTGTTTAAAGATCTGAAGTACATTGCTCTAGGAAATTAAAATCGAGGCGCCTTTATCGCTGTTTATCCCATTTATGTGCTGTGGTGTCACTTAAATTTACTTGCGATTCGGATTTCTGCAGTGATATTTGGAAGAGCGCTTAAGTATCCACATTAGTTAAACACAGACTTACTTAACATAACCCAGTCAAAATCACCAAATATCTTTGTTTTAACGAGtcgaaattaaaaataatagtaataataacagtaataactCCACCTGCAATGTCAGGTGATAGGACAACCGCTGTTTTCGTTGCGTGTTGTCCCAACGTTGACATTACAGGACCAAAACGTGGTGTGAAGACAGGCTGagtataaacaaacacaaaataccGCTGACACCGACCTGctagtgtttgtgctgcaggagACTATTGTTCCACTTGTGTATGATAATCCAGGCAGCACACGCTGGGATGAATCCACTGCGACAAGTTCCTCCAACTACTTTGCCGTAAAACACACCAGATTGCCTATTACCCGTCGGATAACTCTTATCCCAGTGTTTTGCGGTGCGTCGCGGTGTCCCCTCGCCTGAGTGACTGCATTGTTGGCCTGTAATAACGCATTATTCGTCTTTACTTTCGCTCATAATCAGCACCGTCCCGTCCGGTGATGATCAGCCATAtcgctgctgctgtgtggatcCCAAGTGGAAGCGGTGGCGTGATCCCGGAAAACACCgcaaggggtgtgtgtgtatgtatgtgtgtgtgtgtgtgagactgtgaatgtgtgtggatCAGACTCTGTaacctccacccccaccccctacTCCCTCACTGTATGTAAAAAAGGGGGTCAAATAGATtaatttggggggggggggggggggggggcagtgtcACCGGGGAAATTAGCCTTCATTATCCAAGCCCTATTCCCATCTAAATATGCACCTCACAGAAAATTCCTGGTGAATAATGCATGTACTGAAAATTATGGAAATTCGACTGTATGATCCACCACTGCTAAGCTGGCGCCGACAAGAGTGAAAATATAGTCTAAAGATCATCTTCAAGTTTCGCTTTCCCAGTTCAAATAAAAATTTCTCGAGGTTCCCTGAGTGGTGAGGTTTAAAATTCACTGCGATGAACACATCAGACAGATTGATGTGGCCTGAGTGTAAAACACAGGATGAGTTGGCTCAACTGGATTACATTTAATTACAGTCCTCAACAGCACAGATTCGTGCTGTGGCAAGCATATTCTCCTTTTCATATAAAATGGCTACTACCTGGATGACTACTGTGTGGAACTGATGCCAAGATTTTCACATAACAtgctttaaatgtgtgtgggtgtgtgcttttaagttaaaaaaatatatatatttttcatatatatatatattttttttttatgttttcagggGATCACCTGAATCCCCAACCATTACGTCGGGAATCACAGATGACACAGCAAACACGGTTGACGATGAGATGTGTGCCCTGCTGGTCTTCATCGCCACCGTGTGGTTCAtttaaacaacagcagcatgttTTCATCCATAAGCCAAAGTCATTCACAGGAGAAAATCTTAAAGTGCTATAGTCTAAAGAGGAGTTACAGATACACTGAAATTATACGTTGGGTTGTGAAAGCTTATTCCGGTATTTATGAAACTAaatatctgttttcatttcGATTGTCTTTagacaaaaatattaaatatgtggACATATAATTAAGAGGTTAAAGGGGCACACCACTGATTGTTCATGTGAGGAACTCAGACAGGAAAACAGTTATGATATTTTCTATGGCTTCAGAGGGAGTAAGGGTGAGTAAAGGTCCTGATTTCTTGGCCTTTGCTGTTTCCGTTTTGACCATCAATTGTTAAACTCCATGTCTTGTAATTTCCCCAGCTTTACAAAAGCAGAACAGCATTGTAATGAAATTtcttttactccactacatttgtTAGACACCTATAGTTACTGcaaattaagattttaaataaaaaacattgtgTGAATCACTAGAGATGAAACCAGTGGTTGCCACTCACGCAGCTCCCCCAAACACATTTCAACTGAAATGTTCAATGCAGGTCTTTTACTTGTAGTAGAGTATTTTTGCATCATCGTATTGGTACTTAggtaaaaagtaaaacataagaatacttcttccacttcttgtttggaagttaaaaaaaaaaacccaatcagCGGTCCAGACCAtcgtgttattttttttctttggcgttGACCGTTAGAGGCCGCTAACGGTTTGCCGGACCTGAAACGGCGCCCCCCGCCCCCTCTGTGGTCGTTAGCTTGTCCGTCTTGTTGTTAGGCAGGTTGTCAGGGGCAGCGGCACCAGCCCAGTTAGCTAACAGGGGATTAAGGGACTTTAGTTAATGATGACACATTTATTAATCAAAGAAAACGACTGGCGGCACACCGGCTTTTTCTCTCGGAGCTGCCCTGTTTCTTTGggtaaaagcagcagaggcgACAACGTCGTTTTTTTATCGAAACGGCAGCAGGTTCGCAGCGGGGTTTGCCCCATAGCTAGCTAGGTTTGCTAACGTTATCGGGCATACGTAAAGTGATAGACATTGGCAGTAACGTTATCCAGTAAATCGATATTCTCCAACTTTCCGCTGCGATTgattcacagtttgtttttggtGTGAGAATGGACGACACTGAAGAACATTTAATGAACGAGGAGGAATCCGATGGTTGCGACAAACCATCGTCGTCGCCCTACAATTCCCCTTTCCGCTCCACTCGACTACACATCCAGAGGAGTAATGTCTGCTCTCGGGCTTATTTCGTTGTGGTCATGGTCTTCTTCCATGTGTACATCCTGAATGTTATCGCCCTGCTGCTCTACGTGCACTACAACAACGGACCCGGGGATCTTGTCAGTGGAGACGGTGCCCCTGCAGCATCAGTCAGCGAGGGTGGGGGCACTTTGCCCCATCCTGACCCAGCACCAAGGGAACTACATGTGGAGGACTACAGTCAAAGTTTCAGTCTTCCTCGCATTGAGGGGATACGGGTAAGAAAACTGTCATCATTTCAGTACGATTAAGTGTGCCATTTTAATTCATTGATGGAATGAGATCTACAGTGTAATAAGtcactcaagtaaaagtaagaTTATTTATACTTTATATACAAGTAAACAATGAGTACGCTTTTAAAAGGCTCAAAAAGTGTCAGTATAGTAGAAAACAAAAGTGCTCAGTCAGAGAATCAAGATTTATTTCTTACTTCCACTACATGCTGTAAAACCATTTATCACAATTTACTGCCCAAATAAAATTTAGTGAACAATCTAATTTTACTTATAGCCGCTATAGTAATGTCTGTGCATCTCAACCCCCATGTCGTGGGAGTGCTGCTAATGTCTGTTGTCCATTTGTAGGTGGGATATGTTCAGCAGGTGTCCCTTGTGCCAGACAGAACACATGAGATGAAGACTCTAAGCTTGAAACCTCTGCTATTTGGTAAGTACAGTGCAGTATTTGGGTTATGATGTGCAAGTAATGAATAAATGGTATTTCATCGGGATTTAGAGCACAAAGTTTTAATTATTCTCATACTCATACAAATATAGACCAGTAATATTTACTTAAAATTCACAGATATGTACATTTTCTATGAAACACCCTTTATTTCTTTGACCTCAGCTGCATGAGAGACAGTGTTGATACTTTACGAGCTCCTTTGTGATCAGcgtattgcattttttttccataaacaCAGAAGTTTGAACTTGATTTGAAAAGACTAGACCAAGCAGTATTTACAGTTGTTGGCTTGTTGTTAAATTCTATATGCTACCTCTATGTTTACCCTAAGCATAGCCGTTTAATCGTTTCAGAATTCATTTCTTTTGAATTTTCTATCCGAACACACAGTTTTAGCTCCTGCATCTGTGATGTTTCCATTTGCGTGCGGCTGCCATCAGGTTCTTGTCTCGTCTCTGCCAGGCGTAAGCCTTATTGACCACCAGGCGCCCCCCCTGCACTGTGCCTGTCACTAGGAAGGTGCCGCCTCGTGGGTGGTTCCGTGTCATGTTCCTTACACAGGTGGCATCCCTCTCTAGCCATAGCTCGATGTGGGAACGGATCTGCCCTCCTAACAGTGGTCCATGCTTTAGAACATCCAGTTTGGGGGCCAGCGAGAACTGAGACAAGCTTACTGGTGTGTACTTGAGCCGTGTTAGACGCAGTTTCACAACTAGGGGAAAaaagcagataaacacaaagcaTAATTGACATCGCCTATTTGTGGAGCAGTGTCCTGTTGTCTTATTTTTTGTACATTATTAATgaagaacttaaaaaaaatatataatcaaGGATAGGAACAGACAGGAGCAAAAAGGTGGAAGAATACTGATACTCACCAAAATCACTCCTACAAAAAGTCTCCAGTGTATCTTTCGAAGACGAGGCCTCTTCCAGCTCACAATCCCGACAGCTTGCCAGTGGCACTGAAATAGTCAAACCACTAATTGAATCGGTTGTTAAATGAAGTCAGCTCAATTATATGTGTCCGTGAAGTCAATTTCTTACCTCTACGCCCCCCTGTGTGAACAGTGGTGTTGGTGATGGAGGAGATACACATGAGATGGTCTGCAGGATACTGGTCACAGCGTAGAATTTCTGGCCAGGGGTAGCCATAGCAACTCATGATTGGTGCACAGCTGTCCCGTACAGATTCGCACAAACTCCTGCAGGGCGATATAAACCTGataaagaaaagatggagagggaacATGGGCAGCATAGAGGGTTTGAATCAATAGTGAAGTGGCAGGTAACAAACAACACTGGATTAGATaccatttgctgttttttctttttctcaactCAGAAGTGCTAATGTAACTGAAAGGAGATTATAGTGTTTAATGGCTGGCTTAGTTTCTGTGTGAAACCAGGGCCCTTCCTCAGAGACTAGTATCAATTTGCATAGCTTTCAAAAGGGCGTTAACCCTTCATGATCCCGCTGCTGTGCAACTTTgtaattaaactaaaaaaaaaaaaaaaaaaaaaaaaaaaaaacctactctaaatcctttttttcctaTTTATAAATGGTCATTCTTCTCCCAATGTGAGAGTGCTTTGGCTACAATGTTATTACAATATCAAGTGCATTTCAACATGAAAGATTGTGAGACATTTTCCTGTGAAAATTGCAATTTCTACAAAAAAGGTATTTTGAGTAAACTTACCTGTCAAGGCAGATGGGTgcaaagagagagcagagaaagatgcGGGCATCAGGGTGACACTCTCTGGCGAGTAGTGGCAACCAGCTGGCACTCTGTTGTACAGCCTCAGCTGGAGACTCATGGCCCAGCAGGTTGGGCATCCTCATAGTGTCATAACCGATGTTTTGGCACAAGGCCATGCCAGACGGGATGGGCACACAGCGTGAGGAACTGCGGGGCTCCCACAGTCCACCCTCTCCCATAGAAAGTATGGACCTGATGCCAGTGGTAGCACCAATGTCCCCCCACACTTCACCATCCTCTTCTGTTGCAGGTCCTGGTCTAGAAACATAAGTATTTCCAGTTTCAGTGTTGCCCTCAATACTTGCCCTGTCCCAGCTCTTATCCTTTACCCCAGGTTTAACCCTACCCTCAGCTGTCACTCGCCCCTCCAACCCTGCCTTTACTCTACCAGCACCAGGACCAAGCACCAATGTGCTGCTAGGCCCTGCAAGCAGAAGGAGAAGTAGTACAGAGGCTGAAAGGGAGGACTTTCTGGAGCTGAAATGAAGACAGAGCACTGAAGTCATCCTGGGGCCGACGtcggaaagaaaaataaatcttgtAGTGTGTCTCTTGAGTGAAAAAAGACCTCTGTGTGACAGTGCAGGAGAGGATGGCAGAATAGGTGTATTTATAGGGGGCAGTGATGACATTTGCATAGGAAGGGGTAAGGGGAGGTGTAGAGAACAGCAGGGAGAAGGGGTGTGGCACACATTAAAGCGTTATTAGAGATGCAGATCCACTTGCATTTatgagcagatttaagtttgtTTGACAGAGCTCAAGATTAGTAATGTGGGTGATTTGGCATTTGGATACTTTTGGATTTATGCCATTTCCATCCCCACAGCTTGAACTGAGGAAGAGACTGGCCCTCATGTAGTGAAACTCCTCCGCCCCTTTCATCCCACATTTTCTTCCAACCCACACTTAACTACCCTGTCCCGCCCTGACCTCTTTGCTTTTTGCACTTCTTTTCTCATCTGCCTCTGTTGCtaagagggaaagaagggatttttatttatttttatgaacaTTCACTCCTTATGAGAGATGAAGATACCCATAATAGTAAGAAGCCATTTAAGCTGCCCTCAGGGTGAGGTCATTGCAGAGCTATAAGCATTCAAGAAAAGATAATCAACATGCAAAAAGTCTCTAAAAGTGACCGTGAGCCCAGTGTGCAGACACGTACATGctcaattgtgtgtgtgtggatgtgtgcttAGGACACAAAATTGGTGTTGTCCTGCTGTGTAGCCATGGCCTGATTCCTGTTCAGACAAGCAGGTCACTTCCTTTccgggggagaaagagagacatcggtgggagggagaagagagagagactcagtcCCTCTTTATTCATATCAGTTATCCAGATTAATGAGGCTTGACTGGACAATAGGGATTAACCAAGTGGGTACAGTGTAAAAGACACGGGTGACAAACAAGGCCTCTACTGTACAGGCAGACAACCTGCCGGAAGCCTTTTATTAAGAGGGTCATGCATTGCTGTGAGGGAACCATGAAACACTACTGCCTTCACACTTGAGGTcttaataaatcaataaatcagtgTGATAGAATACATAAAATAGGATGTGCGCTGGTGTAACAAATTTTCTAGGAAGTCCAGGCAGAGTTAATAAAAGCATTAGTCCGGGGACAGATCTTAAagttagaaaacagaaaagaaactgaCTGTTTTCACGTTAGGTGGTTTGGAAAATACTGTCTGCTCTTAAGTAGGTGTTAAATCAAACAAGTACACCAAATTCTGATTCTGTTACTACTTCACAGTAATTGATATCAGCACTGTTCCTACCTTCCTCTGGGACAAGTCCAGTGTTGTCACTCATTAAACGGCCTAGTGGGATAGGCTATAACACAAGTGACTCATTGGGGAGTGACAGAGGGGAATAGCTTATGCTTATTATATACACAGTCTTTATATACTGTACTAGAGTTCATGTGCTTAAACATTTACTAGAATATGCAACAATGTGCTTTAGCTTCCTTGTGTCCTAATTAATTGTATTTTCATATaaattctctttttattttcaggaaTATGAGGTTCTGAAAACACATTGCTCAATCTGAGTCCATGTTTCAATCAGAAGATCTTACTAATTTGCTGTACGAAGACTTTTCTGTGGTATTTGTCTTGCCTTTTAGGGCCTACACATCCTAACCATTCGACTATTTGCATACGCTGATCAAAGTATCTCAAAATTGCCCCTTCACCCTGAAAGATTTTGTTAGGCAATCTAAAGTAATCTATTTAGTAGTCTGACAGATCAAGTCAGCAGCAGTGTTAACAGATGTCTTTTAATCCATTTAAAAGTCACTCACCATTTCAGGTGTAATACAGTTACgttacatatgtgtgtgtgcagaagacGTGAGAAGACTTTTAAAACTTGAGATATGTttttgaaagaaagtgaatgGGGGTACTGTGGGTACTGATATCCGTCTGCAGCTCACAAGAAACTGTTTCCCTTTATATGCTTTTTATCAAGTCATGGGATCACTGTTACCTAATCATCATGCGTAATCTTaacgtgtgaatgtgtgagtcaTTATGCATAACAGTCAATCTATGAACAGACCCAGAAACTCAGCCACACTTTGCATGTTTTTGATTAGTCTCGCCTAATCTCCAAGCCTATCTCTTTGATAGATTGTATATCCTTGATCCTCACTCTAATCGTGGGTAGACTCGGAGTTGGCAGGTATTATGATAATATGGACCCCTCATTTCCATAATTCTGCATTTAGAAAAGTCACGTAATGTGGCAGTTCATTTGTGCTTTCAAAAATCAGTGATTAAAataagctgattttttttttcagaccccATAGACTTAATATAATGTGCAGTGGAAGAATTTATTTTGTGCATTGTATGAGTGAGGAGGAGCATGTGAAACACAAGtgtctcttttaaaaaaaacttgggCCTTTGAGAGGTACTGACAACATCTAATCACGCGTTGTCCATGGCAGCAGTGTGTCCCAATATTTTCCAGtgtggtctttttttctgtccttgtcAGAGATCCCTGGCTTCCTGTCTGAGGAGGAGTGCCGTGTGGTGGTGCAGCTGGCTCAGCTCAAGGGTCTGATGGAGAGCCAGACACCAGCACCCAGCCAGGGACAAGAGGAGTCAAACCAGCCATTACTTTCTTTCAGCACAGACGAGATCTTCAGTCTGTTGGACCTGAACCAGGATGGGTTGTTGCAGAAGCAGGAGGTGATAAGACAGAAAACATCTTGTATCCATACGACATACAGCTGTAGAAGGAAATCAGATTTCCAGAAAAATCTATTTCAAGTAGTGAGAAATGAGATGAACTGTCAGAACATGTTCTGCTTTTTTATTGATATGACAAAAACATTCTGGTCTGTCCTCCAGATTGTGAGTCACTCACGTTCTCGAGATGGAACTTGGTTGAGCCCAGACAACTTACGGCAGATACTCACTGGTCTGGAAGCCTGCCCAacaggtgtgtgttcatgtgctttgtgtgtgtcagtacatTTTAGGATTATTCGGATTGATTCCATTTAGAGAAGAGCATCAGTTAAGATCAGTTTTGGGGCACAGTAAGTACAATTTTGAGTTTGTGAGACTGTGATAGAAAGTGAATGCAACTTGAAATGGAATaggtaaatgaatgaatgaagtttgTACTCATCTAATTTCTGTGCCTGCAGAAGACAACTTTATAGGCCTTTTTTCCAGTTTCATGTCCCATACAGTTAGTTAACTGAGTGGTTCAGGATGAGCATGTCAGATTTAAATGTGTAAGTAATAAATCTACTGGACTAATCTCTATCTGTTATAAGTGTGAGTCTGCAGTGGTTGGGTACTTGTAAGAGTAAAGTAAGTGGCTAACCCGGTGGCTGTGATTGCGTGCAAGTCTGTGAGTGGCAAGGCCGGAAGTGACACCGTTTTGACC
Coding sequences within it:
- the LOC121199425 gene encoding secreted frizzled-related protein 5; its protein translation is MTSVLCLHFSSRKSSLSASVLLLLLLAGPSSTLVLGPGAGRVKAGLEGRVTAEGRVKPGVKDKSWDRASIEGNTETGNTYVSRPGPATEEDGEVWGDIGATTGIRSILSMGEGGLWEPRSSSRCVPIPSGMALCQNIGYDTMRMPNLLGHESPAEAVQQSASWLPLLARECHPDARIFLCSLFAPICLDRFISPCRSLCESVRDSCAPIMSCYGYPWPEILRCDQYPADHLMCISSITNTTVHTGGRRVPLASCRDCELEEASSSKDTLETFCRSDFVVKLRLTRLKYTPVSLSQFSLAPKLDVLKHGPLLGGQIRSHIELWLERDATCVRNMTRNHPRGGTFLVTGTVQGGRLVVNKAYAWQRRDKNLMAAARKWKHHRCRS